One segment of Prionailurus bengalensis isolate Pbe53 chromosome X, Fcat_Pben_1.1_paternal_pri, whole genome shotgun sequence DNA contains the following:
- the LOC122477360 gene encoding EKC/KEOPS complex subunit LAGE3-like: MRAPDDEAASPAPDDGAEEVAVTQAPDDDGADGAAVTRAPEGGAEDAGAGPQASDGGTDGHDPQLSPRGPGCQGNCSRHDGEGGPGSKGAVVEGACAPPLAERAPRALAPGGDAAPVAAGTSSGLLEFRLTVSFRSPLEAEMARRALTTHVQRHRGLAQKELCVRGSALAVRWTTEDPICFRVSVNSFLDRLPLVIRNIRALGSRPPPRLGPGKGAEA; this comes from the exons ATGAGGGCCCCGGACGACGAAGCGGCCTCTCCGGCCCCGGACGACGGCGCGGAGGAAGTGGCGGTCACGCAGGCCCCTGACGATGACGGCGCGGACGGCGCGGCGGTCACGAGGGCTCCCGAGGGTGGCGCGGAGGACGCGGGGGCAGGCCCACAGGCCTCCGACGGAGGCACGGACGGCCACGACCCCCAGCTTAGCCCCCGAGGTCCCGGTTGCCAGGGCAACTGCAGCCGCCACGATGGCGAGGGTGGCCCTGGCAGCAAGGGAGCAGTGGTCGAGGGGGCCTGCGCCCCTCCCCTGGCCGAACGGGCCCCGAGGGCCCTGGCCCCCGGTGGAGACGCAGCGCCGGTGGCGGCGGGGACCTCCTCAGGACTGCTGGAGTT CAGGCTCACTGTGTCTTTCCGGTCGCCCCTGGAGGCAGAGATGGCCCGCAGGGCCCTGACGACACACGTCCAACGCCACCGAGGGTTGGCTCAGAAGGAGCTTTGCGTGAGGGGCAGCGCCCTGGCCGT GAGATGGACTACTGAAGACCCCATCTGCTTCCGAGTGTCCGTCAACTCCTTCCTGGACCGGCTTCCCCTGGTGATACGAAACATTCGCGCCTTGGGGTCCCGGCCTCCGCCACGCCTAGGCCCGGGAAAGGGGGCCGAGGCCTAA
- the LOC122476989 gene encoding EKC/KEOPS complex subunit LAGE3-like, producing MERAPYTPGPGGDAAPGARGPGNRLLQFTLTIPFPSAMDAEIAHRFLTPNEELQEPVREELHVNGSILTVRLTADDPGQLQMSITSCLGQLSLVIRTMQIIMPPFFTKPQQ from the exons ATGGAGCGGGCACCCTACACACCAGGTCCTGGTGGAGATGCCGCGCCTGGCGCCAGAGGTCCTGGTAACCGACTGCTTCAGTT CACCCTCACTATACCTTTCCCCTCGGCCATGGATGCGGAGATTGCCCACAGGTTCCTGACTCCAAACGAGGAGCTCCAGGAGCCGGTTCGGGAGGAGCTCCATGTGAACGGCAGCATCCTGACTGT CCGCTTGACTGCCGATGACCCTGGCCAgctccaaatgtccatcacctccTGTCTTGGCCAGCTTTCCCTAGTGATACGGACCATGCAGATCATCATGCCCCCCTTTTTCACAAAGCCGCAGCAGTGA
- the LOC122476756 gene encoding LOW QUALITY PROTEIN: olfactory receptor 3A3-like (The sequence of the model RefSeq protein was modified relative to this genomic sequence to represent the inferred CDS: deleted 1 base in 1 codon), giving the protein MDSRLHTPMDDFLVNLSLLDTAYISSMGPQVLEHLLAAVRTVPYRACLPQIFFLRFLAPWECFLLTAMACDRYAAIGRPPHHLVLLGRGRTRAGMASTSRLLALADAFAHTVLAAPLRFCGPRLITHFSCGLPPLTRLSCSSTWASELALFVLSFVVALAPRAPVAISCVRVVAAILRIHSAEGRRKAFSTCGAHTTVVCIFYIAPVLCYILPSSACSGLRDRVLPVLYVVLTPMLNPVVYSMGNKEVKRALFKALGKESAS; this is encoded by the exons ATGGACTCCCGACTCCACACTCCCATGGACGACTTCTTAGTCAACCTCTCACTGCTGGACACTGCCTATATCTCCAGCATGGGGCCTCAGGTGCTGGAACACCTGCTGGCAGCAGTGCGGACCGTGCCCTATCGTGCTTGTCTTCCCCAGATCTTCTTTCTCCGCTTCCTGGCTCCCTGGGAGTGCTTCCTGCTCACAGCCATGGCCTGTGACCGCTATGCGGCCATCGGCCGGCCACCGCACCACCTAGTCCTCTTGGGCCGT GGACGGACCCGGGCAGGAATGGCTTCCACCTCCCGCCTGCTTGCCTTGGCCGATGCGTTCGCCCACACCGTCCTTGCAGCTCCACTGAGGTTCTGCGGGCCTCGCCTCATCACCCACTTCTCCTGTGGCCTCCCTCCACTGACCAGACTCTCTTGCTCAAGCACGTGGGCCAGCGAACTTGCCCTGTTTGTCCTCAGTTTCGTGGTGGCTCTTGCACCCCGTGCCCCGGTTGCGATCTCCTGTGTACGTGTTGTGGCTGCGATTCTCAGGATCCACTCCGCTGAGGGCCGAAGGAAAGCCTTTTCCACCTGTGGTGCTCACACCACCGTGGTCTGCATTTTCTACATCGCTCCAGTCCTCTGCTACATCCTCCCCAGCTCTGCGTGCTCTGGCTTGCGGGACCGGGTGCTCCCTGTGCTGTACGTGGTCCTCACCCCCATGCTCAACCCCGTCGTCTACAGCATGGGAAACAAGGAGGTGAAGAGGGCTTTGTTCAAGGCCCTCGGGAAAGAAAGTGCCTCCTAG
- the LOC122477404 gene encoding cancer/testis antigen 1-like isoform X1, producing MEATDRGAGGGAGGPEGQRGPGDPGVPDGPGGHEGPGGGRGGEGEECAAAGAAPRVAQAPCAPVPGAAAVPGLGGHPLPGPGGHGGPTAGGPGSQPLQFYVTMPFPSSTEAQVAHQCLATQGQPQVGAVRKEFTVFGNVLIIRLTAEDPGQLQVSIASCLDQLSLLVWTMQRFVPPFFRVPEPGKRG from the exons ATGGAGGCCACAGATCGAGGCGCAGGCGGTGGGGCCGGCGGTCCCGAGGGTCAGCGTGGCCCGGGAGACCCCGGTGTCCCAGATGGCCCCGGAGGCCACGAGGGCCCCGGCGGCGGCAGAGGTGGTGAGGGAGAGGAGTGTGCCGCGGCCGGTGCGGCCCCGCGGGTCGCGCAGGCGCCATGTGCTCCCGTCCCGGGCGCAGCTGCCGTGCCAGGGCTTGGCGGACACCCTTTGCCGGGACCCGGTGGGCACGGCGGTCCCACAGCCGGAGGGCCGGGGAGCCAGCCGCTGCAGTT CTACGTCACCATGCCTTTCCCGTCATCCACGGAGGCACAGGTGGCCCACCAGTGTCTGGCGACACAGGGCCAGCCCCAGGTCGGGGCAGTTCGGAAGGAGTTCACGGTATTCGGCAACGTCCTAATTAT CCGACTGACTGCCGAAGACCCTGGCCAACTCCAGGTTTCCATCGCCTCCTGTCTTGACCAGCTTTCCCTGTTGGTTTGGACCATGCAGCGCTTCGTGCCCCCGTTTTTCAGAGTGCCGGAGCCAGGCAAAAGGGGCTAA
- the LOC122477404 gene encoding cancer/testis antigen 1-like isoform X2, which translates to MEATDRGAGGGAGGPEGQRGPGDPGVPDGPGGHEGPGGGRGGEGEECAAAGAAPRVAQAPCAPVPGAAAVPGLGGHPLPGPGGHGGPTAGGPGSQPLQFYVTMPFPSSTEAQVAHQCLATQGQPQVGAVRKEFTPTDCRRPWPTPGFHRLLS; encoded by the exons ATGGAGGCCACAGATCGAGGCGCAGGCGGTGGGGCCGGCGGTCCCGAGGGTCAGCGTGGCCCGGGAGACCCCGGTGTCCCAGATGGCCCCGGAGGCCACGAGGGCCCCGGCGGCGGCAGAGGTGGTGAGGGAGAGGAGTGTGCCGCGGCCGGTGCGGCCCCGCGGGTCGCGCAGGCGCCATGTGCTCCCGTCCCGGGCGCAGCTGCCGTGCCAGGGCTTGGCGGACACCCTTTGCCGGGACCCGGTGGGCACGGCGGTCCCACAGCCGGAGGGCCGGGGAGCCAGCCGCTGCAGTT CTACGTCACCATGCCTTTCCCGTCATCCACGGAGGCACAGGTGGCCCACCAGTGTCTGGCGACACAGGGCCAGCCCCAGGTCGGGGCAGTTCGGAAGGAGTTCACG CCGACTGACTGCCGAAGACCCTGGCCAACTCCAGGTTTCCATCGCCTCCTGTCTTGA